The window TGTGGCTCAGGGAGTCACCAGAAGGGTACAGGGTAGGGGTGGAGGTGGCAGTGTGATTGGGGTTCAGGGAGTCACCAGAGGGGTacaggggaggagtggaggtggcagtgtgtgtgtgtttggggggtgaTGCAGGGTTAAATAATTGAGGAGTGGTGCTCCTGGCTGATAGCTGTCCCTCCTGACCCTCACCCCCATATCGACTGAAACCTGAATGGGCCCAACCTCACATAAGAGGACATATTGAGTCTGACCCTGATTAGAGTGTAATTACAACTCTCctagacaagcacacacacacacaattttaggCTAAAATAAATGAttattgtctatcaacaatgacaagccaccatggtctgacaacttggatggaaaattactgaggataatagtggatgATATTGCCACTTGTATTTACCATGTTTTCAATTTAAGCccactagaaagtgtgtgcccccaGGCTTGGAGGGAAGTCAAAGTAATTCCGaaacctaagaatagtaaagccctctttactggctcaaatatctgaccaatcagcctgttaccaacacttagtaaacttttggaaaaaatggtgtttaacCAGATACAAtaatattttacagtaaacacatTGCCAACaaactttcagcacgcttatagggaaggacattcaacaagaaCAGCACTTTCACAAATGACTGATGTTTGGCTGAGATAAATGGATGATAAAAAGTTTGTGGGTTGatattttgttagacttcagtgaggcttttgacattatcgatcatagtctgctgctggaaaagcATATTTATCATGGCTTTACACcctctgctataatgtggataaagtgttacctgtctaacagaacacagagggtgttctttaatggaagcttctccaaCATAACCCagatagaatcaggaattccccagggcagctgtctaggcccattacttttttcaatctttactaatgagaTGCCACTGGCTTTGACTAAAGTCTCTAAGTATGCAGAATAAGATAGTCCTAACTGCAACTCTTAACAAATAACtgtagttagtttcagagtgggtggcaaggaataagtcagTCCTAagtatttctaaaactaaaagcattgtatttgggacaaaacattcactaaaccataaacctcaactaaatcttgtaataaataatgtggaaatggagcatgttgagatgactaaactgcttggagtaaccatggatcgtaaactgtcatggtcaaaacatattgatacaacagtaactaagatggggagaagtatgtccataataaagcactgctctaccttcttaccaacactatcaacaagacatGTCCTACAggttctagtttctaccttcttaacaacactatcaacaagacaggtcctacaggttcTAGTTTctacaacactatcaacaaggcaggtcctgcaGGTTCTAGTTTccaccttcttaacaacactatcaacaaggcaggtcctacaggctctagtttctaccttcttaacaacactatcaacaaggcaggtcctacaggctctagtttctaccttcttaacaacactatcaacaaggcaggtcctacaggctctagtttctaccttcttaacagcactatcaacaatgcaggtcctacaggccctagtttctaccttcttaccaacactatcaacaatgcaggtcctacaggcccaaatttctaccttcttaacaacactatcaacaaggcaggtcctacaggccctagtttctaccttcttaacaacactatcaacaaggcaggtcctacaggctctagtttctaccttcttaaaacaacactatcaacaaggcaggtcctacaggctctagtttctaccttcttaacaacactatcaacaaggcaggtcctacaggctctagtttctaccttcttagcaacactatcaacaaggcaggtcctacaggctctagtttctaccttcttaacaacactatcaacaaggcaggtcctacaggttctagtttctaccttcttaacaacactatcaacaaggcaggtcctacaggccctagttttgtcacacctggactactgttcagtcgtgtggccAGGCGCCACAAAAAGTGACTTAGggaaattgcagttggctcagaacagggcagcacgactggcccttggatgtacacagatagctaatattaataatatgcatgtcaatctctcctggctcaaagtagaggagagatggactgcattactacttgtatttatgagaggtataccgtgaaatgcttacttacaagaccttaaccaacagtgcagttcgagaagagttaagaaaatatttgttttggtgctactcgctgtttatcatctattcatagtcacttcacccctacctacatgtataaatGACCTcagctaacctgtacccccaacattgcgggggtacaggttagaggtaagagtaggggtgttaaccccggtgtcctggtgTCCTGAcgaaattcccaatctggccctcataccatcatggccacctaaacATCCTCAGCGTCCAATTGGCTcactcatcccccctcctctcccctgtaactattccccaggtcgttgctgtaaatgagaatgtgttcttcatcaacttacctggtaaaataagtgtaaaataaaaaattaaagagCTGAGAAAACTCTGATattgatgttggtgtgtgtgtgtactgtagatggCGTGTAAGTCAGCGGTGGCCTTCTTCCAGTTTAGCATCCTGGCTAACTACTTCTGGCTGCTGGTAGAGGGCATGTACCTCCAGACCCTCCTGGCCCTCACCTTCGTCTCACACAAGAAGTACTTCTGGTGGTACACACTCATCGGCTGGGGTAAGTGACCTTCTCCTTTTTACTTTCTCCGTGTCCtcgtctctctccttcttttctcctTCCCTTTGTCCTTCTCTTTTTACGTCTTTCCCCCTGTACTTCTCTCTTtacgtccttctctctcctcagcaACTCAAAGAGGAATGGTTTAGTAAGGACACCTAGCTGATATTGTCCTCTGCATCTGTTAGGTCTCCCAACTACAATACTGTTGGTGTGGGTTCTGACACGCAACTTCTATGATAACCGAGGGTAAGAAACTTATGTTTACTATAATCTTACTCTGAATTGATATTGTCATGTGGCCTATATACATGAATACTAAAGTATTGTTGGCGGTTGGAAtaataatgtactgtataatatcATGTGGTTCTGTCCTGATGTAGTTGCTGGGACGACACTGATGTGGCCTTCATCTGGTGGATCATCAAAGGGCCAATAACAGCATCACTACTGGTGAttggcctaaccctaacctaaccctaacctaaccctaacctaacttaaccctaaccctggtttcatgtccacatcccagttcttCCTAACCCAATTCCAACCCAAATCCTAACTCCACTCTAAACCTAATCCACCCAGTGTTGTAAAGTATCCAGTCctaactcctcctcttcctcctcttcctccactgcTCCAGGTCAACTTCATCATCTTCATCAATGTGATCCGTATTCTGGTACAGAAGCTCAAATCTCCAGGCGTGGGGGGCCATGACACTGGCCACTTCATGTGAGtctcagagaacacacacacacacacacacacacacacacacacacacacacacacacacacacacacacacacacacacacacacacacacacacacacatacacacatacatgtgtaAAAGGTGGTTTGGTgagccagacacagagacattattGTGACtcttatctgtttctctctctctctctctctctctctctctctctctctctctctctctctctctctctctctgtgtgcaggAGGCTGGCTAAATCCACTCTGTTCCTGATCCCTCTGTTTGGGATGCACTACATGGTGTTTGCCTTCCTAccagagaacacaggagaggagGCCCGTATCTTCATAGAGCTGGGCCTGGGATCCTTTCAGGTAGGGGCGTGGTAGGGGTGTGGTAGGGGTGTGGtaggggtgtggtagggatgtGGTAGGGGTGTGGTAGGGGTGTGGTAGGGGTGTGGTAGGGGCGTGGTAGGGGCGTGGTAGGGGCGTGGTAGGGGTGTGGTAGGGGTGTGGTAGGGGCGTGGTAGGGATGTGGTAGGGGTGTGGTAGGGGTGTGGTAGGGGTGTGGTAGGGGCATGGTAGGTGCGTGGtaggggtgtggtagggatgtGGTAGGGGCGTGGTAGGGGTGTGGTAGGGGCGTGGTAGGGGTGTGGTAGGGGTGTGGTAGGGGCATGGTAGGGGCGTGGTAGGGCGTGGTAGGGGTGTGGTAGGGGTGTGGTAGGGGTGTGGTAGGGGCGTGGTAGGGGTGTGGTAGGGGTGTGGTAGGGGTGTGGTAGGGGTGTGGTAGGGGTGTGGTAGGGGTGTGGTAGGGGCGTGGTAGGGGCGTGGTAGGGGCGTGGTAGGGGCGTGGTAGGGGTGTGGTAGGGGTGTGGTAGGGGCGTGGTAGGGGTGTGGTAGGGGTGTGGtaggggtgtggtagggatgtGGTAGGGGCGTGGTAGGGGTGTGGTAGGGGCATGGTAGGGGCGTGGTAGGGGTGTGGTAGGGGCATGGtaggggtgtggtagggatgtGGTAGGGGCGTGGTAGGGGTGTGGTAGGGGTGTGGtaggggtgtggtagggatgtGGTAGGGGCGTGGTAGGGGTGTGGTAGGGCGTGGTAGGGGTGTGGTAGGGGCATGGTAGGGGTGTTCGTAGGGGTGTGGCTGTGTGCCTGCGTGCCTGCACACGTGGTTTGGGTGTGCCACTACTGCCTAAGGGAATGTGTGTTACAAAGTAAGGTACATTTGACATGTAGCTAGTTAATATAACTGTAAAACTCACTTTGCATTCCTTCTTCTTcctcagggctttgtggtggctcTGCTCTACTGTTTCCTAAATGGAGAAGTAAGCAGTAACCAACATAATTACAATGACAGAATTAGAATCTAGGATTACAGTGATTTTGATTGAATAACTCGCAGTGTTCTTAATGCAGAGACAAATAGCCCAAATAGCCCTTCGTTTCTGATTGACTGCTATCTCAAGTCTCTGATGTCAAGATTATTTTATGTACTGAACGCTGTGTACAGACCTCTCAATGTGCTTTCAAATGACagagtgctctctctctttctctctctctgtgtgtgtgtttgtgcctgtgtgcgtgcatgcatatgcgcgcgtgtgtgcgtgcgtatgcatgtgtgtgcgtgcattcgtGTGTCCAGGTGCAGGCAGAGCTGAAGAAGCATCTATGGAAGTGGCAGATCCAGGGTTATCTGCGCTATAGTAGGAGAAGACGTACCCTCTTCACAGAGAGCTCCACTGTCACACAGATCTCTGTTCTGGAGAAGTCCTCCCCCAAGGAGCTGCCCTGCATCAgcgacacacacatactcacacacatcgacaaacacacactcacacacacttctgtCCCGAGCTgtactgacacacaaacactcacacacactgacacacaaacactcacacacagctcTGTCTCAATCTGTGACGACACAAACACTCTAACACACAACAccgactcactcacacacaactcAACAGTCTGAGAGAACAAAAAAtcccgctatctctctctcttcccaatcCTCCCTCTTCttttcttcctcccctctctcaagGATAGactacacattgactctgcagTGCCCAAATCTCAGATAGGCCTCTCAGTCTAGAGAGATCTAAATGTTGTTACATAGACTGAGCTGTCTGTTGTGTTGACTCACTGGCTTGGCTGTGTGGCTCCATAGACTGAGCTGTCTGTTGTGTTGACTCACTGGCTTGGCTGTGTGGTTCCATAGACTGAGCTGTCTGTTGTGTTGACTCACTGGCTTGGCTGTGTGGCTCCATAGACTGAGCTGTCTGTTGTGTTGACTCACTGGCTTGGCTGTGTGGCTCCATAGACTGAGCTGTCTGTTGTGTTGACTCACTGGCTTGGCTGTGTGGCTCCATAGACTGAGCTGTCTGTTGTGTTGACTCACTGGCTTGGCTGTGTGGCTCCATAGACTGAGGAAGAGTAATACAAAAAAAAGCAAATTATCGCAATGGCCACAGATTGACAAGATTGCCAAATGAAGCTAACTTTATAGTgtctacaatatactgtatcttcCATAGTACAAGTAAATACACAGCCTTGTCTGTCAGGGCTTTCTAAATGGACTGTGCTGTGTTTGGGTGGGTTGCTGCTATTGTTGCCAGACATGGACTTGCTGGCTGTGTGGTCTGGACACTAGACACTAGTGGACTCTAGTGGATGCTAGTGGACTCCAGTGGACTGCGCTTGTGTCCATAGTAGAAATGGACTGGCCCCGGTGTGTTAGAAATGCAGAGTAGTGATAAATTGAACATATTGATTGAGAGGAAGAGGTTCAACTGacctctctccccttatcaaccTGAAGGAAAAGGTTCAACtgacctctctcccctcatcaacctgaaggaagaggttcaactgacctctctccctcatcctctctgaAGGAAGAGAGGTTCAACTGACCTCCCCTCATCAACCTGAAGGAAGAGTTCAACTGTCATCAACCTGAAGGAAAAGGTTCAACtgacctctctcccctcatcaacCTGAAGGAAGAGGTTCATCTGACCTCTATCCCCTCATCAACCTGAAGGAAGAGGTTcaattgacctctcacctctcatcAACCTGTAGGAAGAGGTTCAACTGACCTCTCTCCCCTAATCAACCTGAAAGAAGAGGTTCAACTGATCTCTCTCATCAACCTGAAGGAAGAGGTTCAACTGACCTCTATCCCCTCATCAACCTGAAGGAAGAGGTTCaactgacctctcacctctcatcaacctgaaggaagaggttcaactgacctctctccctcatcaacctgaaggaagaggttcaactgacctctctcccctcatcaacCTGAAGGACGAGGTTCAACtgacctctctcccctcatcaacctgaaggaagaggttcaactgacctctctcccctcatcaacCTGAAGGAAGAGGTTCAACTGACCTCTATCCCCTCATCAACCTGAAGGAAGAGGTTCAActgacctctctcatcaacctGAAGGAAGAGGTTCAACTGACCTCTATCCCCTCATCAACCTGAAGGAAGAGGTTCATCTGACCTCTATCCCCTCATCAACCTGAAGGAAGAGGTTcaattgacctctcacctctcatcAACCTGTAGGAAGAGGTTCAACTGACCTCTCTCCCCTAATCAACCTGAAAGAAGAGGTTCAACTGATCTCTCTCATCAACCTGAAGGAAGAGGTTCAACTGACCTCTCCCCTCATCAACCTGAAGGAAGAGGTTCAACTGACCCTCTCTGAAGGAAGAGgttcccctcatctctccctcatcaacctgaaggaagaggttcaactgacctctcacctctcatcAACCTGAAGGAAGAGGTTCAACTGACCTCTATCCCTCATCAACCTGAAGGAAGAGGTTcaattgacctctcacctctcatcAACCTGTAGGAAGAGGTTCAACTGACCTCTACCCCCTCATCAACCTGAAGGAAGAGGTTCaactgacctctcacctctcatcAACCTGAAGGAAGAGGTTCAACTGACCTCTATCCCACATCAACCTGAAGGAAGAGGTTcaattgacctctcacctctcatcAACCTGTAGGAAGAGGTTCAactcacctctctcccctaaTCAACCTGAAAGAAGAGGTTCAACTGATCTCTCTCATCAACCTGAAGGAAGAGGTTCAACTGACCTCTATCCCCTCATCAACCTGAAGGAAGAGGTTCAACTGACCTCTATCCCCTCATCAACCTGAAGGAAGAGGTTCAACtgacctctctcccctcatcaacCTGAAGGAAGAGGTTCAACTGACCTCTATCCCTCATCAACCTGAAGGAAGAGGTTCAACTGACCTCTATCCCTCATCAACCTGAAGGAAGAGGTTCATCTGACCTCTCCCCTCATCAACCTGAAGGAAGAGGTTCAACtgacctctctcccctcatcaacCTGAAGGAAGAGGTTCAACTGACCTCTACCCCCTCATCAACCTGAAGGAAGAGGTTcaactgttctctctcccctcatcaacctgaaggaagaggttcaactgacctctctcccctcatcaacctgaaggaagaggttcaactgacctctctcatcaacctgaaggaagaggttcaactgatctctctcccctcatcaacctgaaggaagaggttcaactgacctctcccctcatcaacctgaaggaagaggttcaactgacctctctcccctcatcaacctgaaggaagaggttcaactgacctgaaggaagaggttctgacctctctcccctcatcaacCTGAAGGAAGAGGTTCAACTGACCTCTCAACTGACCTCTCCCCTCATCAACCTGAAGGAAGAGGTTCAACtgatctctctcccctcatcaacctgaaggaagaggttcaactgacctctctcccctcatcaacCTGAAGGAAGAGGTTCAACTGATCTCTCTCATCAACCTGAAGGAAGAGGTTCAACTGACCTCTATCCCCTCATCAACCTGAAGGAAGAGGTTCaactgacctctcacctctcatcaacctgaaggaagaggttcaactgacctctctcccctcatcaacctgaaggaagaggttcaactgacctctctcccctcatcaacCTGAAGGAAGAGGTTCAACTGACCTCTATCCCCTCATCAACCTGAAGGAAGAGGTTCAACTGACCTCTCACCCCTCATCAACCTGAAGGAAGAGGTTCAACtgacctctctcccctcatcaacCTGAAGGAAGAGGTTCAACTGACCTCTACCCCCTCATCAACCTGAAGGAAGAGGTTCAACTGACCTCTACCCCCTCATCAACCTGAAGGAAGAGGTTCAACTGACCTCTATCCCCTCATCAACCTGAAGGAAGAGGTTCAACTGATCTCTATCCCCTCATCAACCTGAAGGAAGAGGTTCAActgacctctctcatcaacctGAAGGAAGAGGTTCAACTGATCTCTCTCATCAACCTGAAGGAAGAGGTTCAACTGATCTCTCTCATCAACCTGAAGGAAGAGGTTCAACtgatctctctcccctcatcaacCTGAAGGAAGAGGTTCAACTGACCTCTCCCCTCATCAACCTGAAGGAAGAGGTTCAACTGACCTCTACCCCTCATCAACCTGAAGGAAGAGGTTCAActgacctctctccccctcatcaacCTGAAGGAAGAGGTTCATCAACCTGAAGGAAGAGGTTCAACTGATCTCTCTCATCAACCTGAAGGAAGAGGTTCAACCTGAAGGAAGAGGTTCAACTGatcaacctctctcatcaacctGAAGGAAGAGGTTCAACTGATCTCTCTCATCAACCTGAAGGAAGAGGTTCAACTGATCTCTCTCATCAACCTGAAGGAAGAGGTTCAACtgatctctctcccctcatcaacCTGAAGGAAGAGGTTCAACTGATCTCTCTCATCAACCTGAAGGAAGAGGTTCAACtgatctctctcccctcatcaacCTGAAGAGTACAGAGAAGAACAACCATGTCTACCTTATAGATTGTAATGCAACATGTTGCACAGTGCACAAGCATGTATGGAGCACTACACTGTAAAGATGATTATTTATGTAGAccttgttttttgttgttattaATTGTCTTAAAACCAGTTGAGCTGACAGCCGTTTTGTACTGTTTCGCTATGGCTTTAGTCATCCATCTAGCAAGAGGGCAATATTTTAATGGAGTAGTGTTGTTTCCCCCCAGAAAGCTGTGACCTTTGGCTTTCACCTGGAATTGTTTATCTATGTCTGAGGAAAAAAACACttttcaacccatatgatctagtaCACAGTAAAAGTATACTAAAACAAATACAACAAttatgaaatgataaaataacgTACAGTTGGGAATGAATAATCCTTTTCATACTTTATAATATGTCCATATATAGTTATAATCTGTTTTCGGAACATCTACCCAaaatatttcacattctttattACTTGACCAAACATACAGTTCCTTCGGAAAGTACTTTCTCCACatgttgctacgttacagcctagTTCTAACATGGATGAAATGAAACTAAATCCTCAGCGATCGATACACAATACCCTTTAATGCagagcaaaaacagctttttagacatttagcaaatgtataaaaatgtttTAACAGAAATACCTGATTTACATAGGTATCCAGACCCTTCGCTAagagatttgaaattgagctcaggtgcatcctgtttccattgaccatccttgagatgtttctacaactggatttgagtccacctgtggtaaattcaatt is drawn from Oncorhynchus tshawytscha isolate Ot180627B linkage group LG05, Otsh_v2.0, whole genome shotgun sequence and contains these coding sequences:
- the LOC112251848 gene encoding pituitary adenylate cyclase-activating polypeptide type I receptor, with protein sequence MLLTKTSSLKWIRALFAMWLHLTVWETMEAIHPDCALVSHHMKSQESCIHTRRQEGRNRSARTGCRTEWDEIRCWSRAEVGQIVNVSCSDVSQLFANKGYIFRNCTKAGWTELYPTYEEACEFADESETGSETTYFYTISQVYTVGYATSLVSLISAIFVFTVFRKFHCTRNYIHINLFSSFILRASAVFIKDGVLFADENLDHCFMSTMACKSAVAFFQFSILANYFWLLVEGMYLQTLLALTFVSHKKYFWWYTLIGWGLPTTILLVWVLTRNFYDNRGCWDDTDVAFIWWIIKGPITASLLVNFIIFINVIRILVQKLKSPGVGGHDTGHFMRLAKSTLFLIPLFGMHYMVFAFLPENTGEEARIFIELGLGSFQGFVVALLYCFLNGEVQAELKKHLWKWQIQGYLRYSRRRRTLFTESSTVTQISVLEKSSPKELPCISDTHILTHIDKHTLTHTSVPSCTDTQTLTHTDTQTLTHSSVSICDDTNTLTHNTDSLTHNSTV